A stretch of Aspergillus nidulans FGSC A4 chromosome VI DNA encodes these proteins:
- a CDS encoding DUF3712 domain-containing protein (transcript_id=CADANIAT00010436), protein MAVGDAYKARQAQKQAAEAAAKANSSVVKGKGAEIEHVEALASGGSLVKGKLGKRQRLKRHFARFWCCYLLAGTIFLAIFLPVFFLVAIPAIAQRLVEDTSLPVYGAHITNPKPDALTFTLDSGLSVPLGLSVRLDPFKLDLFNRDSDPEITYLTIQVPEYKIKGKTNLTVTSENTPVWDEDEFVKALTKAVYSKRFTLSALGKTTGHLGAIKAGLTLDKDVELDGLDKLSGFSIDEAALLIPAMGDGSNLRGKATLPNHSVVTFALGNVTLNLKSGDIFLGTALLPDVTLLPGDNSVGFTGKADITSALANIGSILSSQADALRNGEVELSASGNQTIFNGEHIPYFERVLNDLTITARVSILKILLDTVSDFLGEGSEGVIQSLTEILNKIDFAALFEGVDFDSLVGSVGEIINNLNLGQLLDGIDLNEFLQGIDWAKVVHGLGSILEQLDLGAFFEDLDVAGILQSIDWTSLLQGVASFLADIDWSSLATTLSTIVSSVDWSSLSEQLQPILEKLDIGSFLSNIDWDAIFDSIGPIISQIDLGAIFEDIDWSAVLRGLGEILTNVDLGQLFRSLLDALSELNLGDLFDIDIGGVNISDVLGGIAGSANGTSVDEAWENLMDALENFGSSGNDTASS, encoded by the exons ATGGCCGTAGGAGACGCCTACAAGGCGCGACAGGCCCAGAAACAAGCcgctgaggctgcggctAAGGCAAATAGTTCCgtcgtcaagggcaagggcgcAGAAATCGAGCACGTCGAAGCCCTTGCAAGCGGTGGCAGCCTCGTGAAAGGGAAACTCGGCAAACGACAGCGTCTGAAAAGGCATTTTGCACGATTCTGGTGCTGTTACCTTCTCGCCGGCactatcttcctcgccatttTTCTGCCGGTCTT CTTCCTCGTCGCCATTCCTGCCATAGCCCAGCGCCTTGTCGAAGATACCTCGCTTCCTGTCTACGGCGCGCACATCACGAACCCCAAGCCGGACGCGTTGACATTCACCCTCGACTCAGGACTTAGCGTACCACTCGGCCTAAGCGTGCGGCTTGATCCCTTCAAGCTAGATCTTTTCAACCGCGACTCCGACCCGGAGATAACGTACCTGACCATTCAGGTGCCGGAGTAcaagatcaagggcaagacgAACCTCACCGTTACCAGCGAGAACACACCGGTGTGGGACGAAGACGAATTCGTCAAAGCGCTCACCAAGGCGGTTTATTCAAAAAGATTCACATTGTCTGCGCTGGGCAAGACTACGGGGCATCTCGGGGCTATCAAGGCCGGGCTCACGTTGGATAAAGACGTGGAATTGGATG GACTCGATAAGTTAAGCGGTTTCTCCATCGATGAAGCCGCGCTCCTTATCCCGGCCATGGGCGATGGGTCAAATCTGCGCGGCAAAGCAACACTGCCAAACCACTCAGTTGTCACTTTTGCTTTG GGAAACGTAACCCTCAACCTCAAGTCCGGCGACATATTCCTCGGTACCGCCCTCTTACCGGACGTTACCCTCCTCCCAGGAGACAACAGCGTTGGCTTCACCGGCAAAGCAGACATAACCTCTGCACTGGCTAACATCGGTTCAATCCTCTCATCGCAAGCAGACGCGCTCAGGAACGGCGAGGTCGAGCTCAGCGCATCTGGGAACCAAACGATCTTCAACGGCGAGCACATTCCCTACTTCGAGCGGGTGTTGAATGATCTCACTATCACAGCCAGAGTATCGATCCTCAAGATCCTCCTTGATACCGTTAGCGATTTCCTCGGCGAGGGGTCAGAGGGTGTGATACAGTCCCTGACGgagatcctcaacaagatCGACTTTGCGGCTCTGTTTGAGGGGGTCgattttgattcccttgTTGGGAGTGTAGGCGAGATCATCAACAATCTAAATCTGGGACAGCTGCTCGACGGCATCGACCTGAATGAATTCCTACAGGGGATTGATTGGGCGAAAGTCGTCCACGGCCTGGGTAGTATCCTGGAACAACTCGATCTCGGCGCGTTTTTTGAGGACCTCGACGTGGCGGGGATATTACAAAGTATTGACTGGACaagtctgctgcagggcGTAGCATCCTTCCTCGCAGACATTGACTGGTCCTCGCTTGCAACGACGCTCAGCACCATCGTGAGCAGCGTAGACTGGTCCTCCCTGTCGGAACAGCTCCAGCCTATCCTCGAGAAACTCGACATCGGCTCGTTTCTGTCTAATATCGACTGGGACGCCATATTCGACAGTATCGGCCCGATCATCTCGCAGATCGATCTCGGCGCCATCTTCGAAGACATTGACTGGAGCGCCGTGTTGAGGGGATTAGGCGAGATTCTGACAAACGTCGATCTTGGGCAGTTATTTAGAAGTCTCCTTGACGCATTGAGCGAGCTGAATTTAGGAGATTTGTTTGATATCGATATTGGCGGGGTGAATATCAGTGATGTGCTCGGTGGTATAGCGGGTTCTGCAAATGGAACGAGTGTGGATGAGGCCTGGGAAAATCTCATGGATGCCTTGGAGAACTTTGGAAGCAGCGGTAATGACACTGCGAGCTCATGA